In Lysinibacillus sp. FSL M8-0337, the following proteins share a genomic window:
- a CDS encoding Ger(x)C family spore germination protein has translation MNKKILCILLVLTTLLSGCWDVTEPQRMYYIHALGIDFKDGHYETYMQIIDFANIAKSEQPNNPQAQQAEIGHAKGKTIEDSFFDLYHSIDQKAFWGHITYIILSEEVMKSDKVNQVLDFLTRYREMRYQIWVYGTKEPLDELLVVTPINNKALTLSKLGDPLNSFRQESFVTPINVRKLVIGLNEPSHEVYLPLVSIDKGWETSKGQAESIEIKGVALLSNEGYKGSLTQNKANGVKWMTNETMRSEITGQIGEGENSYVTVALEHIKVHITPIVKNENVQFDIEIKLEATSVLGITKKITTKEIQKEIEKQVEKEVRETFKEAIALDTDIYRLSERLYRKDVKLWKKLEKNGKIELTEDSIRNIHVNVYKINPGRGSYTETIRK, from the coding sequence ATGAATAAAAAAATACTCTGTATATTGTTAGTACTGACGACACTGCTGTCAGGCTGTTGGGATGTCACTGAACCACAAAGAATGTACTATATTCATGCACTTGGTATAGATTTTAAAGATGGTCATTATGAAACCTATATGCAAATTATTGATTTTGCCAATATAGCCAAATCCGAACAGCCTAATAATCCGCAAGCTCAACAAGCTGAAATTGGACATGCCAAAGGTAAAACAATAGAAGATTCTTTTTTCGATTTATATCATTCCATTGATCAAAAAGCGTTTTGGGGTCATATTACCTACATTATACTTTCAGAAGAAGTAATGAAAAGCGACAAGGTCAACCAAGTACTTGACTTTTTAACGCGTTATCGCGAAATGAGATACCAAATATGGGTATATGGCACAAAAGAGCCACTCGATGAATTACTAGTCGTCACACCAATTAATAATAAAGCACTTACATTATCGAAACTCGGTGATCCATTAAATTCGTTTAGGCAAGAATCTTTTGTAACACCGATTAATGTTCGAAAATTGGTCATCGGTCTAAATGAGCCTAGTCATGAAGTGTATTTACCTCTCGTCTCAATTGATAAAGGATGGGAAACGTCGAAAGGACAGGCTGAATCTATAGAAATAAAGGGTGTTGCCCTCTTATCGAATGAAGGCTATAAAGGGTCTCTCACACAAAATAAAGCTAACGGTGTCAAATGGATGACCAATGAAACAATGCGCAGTGAAATCACAGGGCAAATTGGTGAAGGTGAAAATTCCTATGTAACCGTTGCTTTGGAACATATAAAAGTTCATATTACACCTATCGTAAAAAACGAAAATGTACAATTTGATATCGAAATCAAATTAGAGGCAACCAGCGTTCTAGGTATTACAAAAAAAATCACTACGAAAGAAATTCAGAAAGAGATCGAAAAACAAGTGGAAAAAGAGGTAAGAGAAACGTTTAAGGAAGCTATTGCGTTGGATACAGATATTTACCGTTTATCTGAAAGACTTTACCGCAAAGACGTTAAACTGTGGAAAAAATTAGAAAAAAATGGAAAAATAGAGTTAACTGAAGATTCCATACGCAATATTCATGTAAATGTTTACAAAATAAATCCTGGCAGAGGATCTTATACAGAAACAATTAGAAAATAG
- a CDS encoding ABC transporter ATP-binding protein codes for MYKKFFSYYKPHKRLFAIDFSSAIVVAILELAFPLAVQWFIDKLLPTGDWGMIVKVSILLLLVYALSTVLNFIVNYLGHKLGINIETDMRQELFNHVQRQSFRFFDNTKTGHIMSRITNDLFDIGEFAHHGPEDLFIAIMTFLGAFVIMFNINPTLALIAAIMVPFLMWLVTVSNIKMNNAWKTLYGKIADVNGRVEDSVSGVRVVKSFTNEAFEMERFKEQNSYFRSAKLYAYKIMAGAHSSIYMMTRLLTLVVLVVGAWLSFNGKLSYGGLVSFVLYTNVLIKPIDKISALLELYPKGMAGFKRFRELIEQEPEVQDRDDAQPVTHLCGDISFKNVDFNYDASKAVLKDISFDVRAGQTIAFVGPSGAGKTTICSLIPRFYDVHHGAITIDGLDVRDMTQASLRAQIGIVQQDVFLFTGTIRENIAYGRLGASDEEVQEAAKRAHLESFIAELPDGYETQIGERGLKLSGGQKQRIAIARMFLKNPPILILDEATSALDTETEMIIQQSLAELAENRTTLIIAHRLATIRNADRVLVVTQNGIEEDGTYEELVAQDGIFAKLHHIQFRKAESERVIQPIES; via the coding sequence ATGTATAAAAAGTTTTTTTCATACTACAAACCACATAAACGATTATTTGCTATTGATTTTTCCAGTGCCATTGTCGTAGCAATACTAGAGCTAGCCTTTCCTTTAGCTGTACAATGGTTTATTGACAAGCTACTTCCTACAGGAGATTGGGGCATGATTGTTAAAGTGAGTATTTTACTATTACTAGTATATGCTCTTAGTACAGTACTAAACTTTATCGTCAATTACCTAGGGCATAAACTTGGCATCAATATTGAAACCGATATGCGACAGGAGCTATTTAATCATGTACAGCGTCAATCATTCCGTTTTTTTGATAATACAAAAACGGGTCATATTATGAGTCGAATTACGAATGATTTATTTGATATAGGAGAGTTTGCTCACCATGGACCAGAGGATTTATTCATTGCCATCATGACATTTTTGGGCGCTTTCGTCATTATGTTTAATATCAATCCAACACTTGCGCTCATAGCAGCTATTATGGTGCCATTTTTAATGTGGCTTGTTACGGTTAGTAACATCAAGATGAATAATGCATGGAAAACGTTGTACGGAAAAATTGCAGATGTCAACGGTCGCGTAGAGGATAGTGTGTCTGGTGTACGCGTTGTGAAATCATTTACAAATGAAGCATTTGAAATGGAGCGTTTTAAGGAACAAAATAGCTATTTCCGTTCAGCAAAATTATACGCCTATAAAATTATGGCAGGGGCGCATTCAAGCATCTATATGATGACTCGTTTGTTAACATTAGTAGTCCTAGTTGTGGGCGCATGGTTAAGCTTTAATGGGAAATTATCGTATGGGGGACTTGTCAGCTTCGTTTTGTATACGAATGTTCTGATTAAACCTATTGATAAAATTAGTGCTTTGCTAGAACTGTATCCAAAAGGTATGGCAGGCTTTAAGCGCTTTCGTGAGTTGATAGAGCAGGAGCCTGAAGTTCAGGATCGAGACGATGCACAACCAGTTACACATTTATGCGGGGACATATCATTTAAAAATGTCGATTTTAATTATGATGCGTCTAAAGCTGTTTTAAAAGATATTTCATTTGATGTACGGGCAGGCCAAACAATTGCCTTTGTAGGACCATCGGGTGCAGGGAAAACTACTATATGTTCTTTAATTCCAAGGTTTTATGATGTCCATCATGGAGCCATTACGATTGATGGTTTGGATGTGCGAGATATGACTCAAGCCTCTCTTCGCGCACAAATTGGTATTGTCCAACAGGATGTCTTTTTATTTACAGGAACAATTCGAGAAAACATTGCGTATGGACGTTTAGGAGCAAGTGATGAAGAGGTTCAGGAAGCTGCTAAAAGAGCTCATCTCGAGTCCTTTATTGCTGAATTGCCAGATGGTTATGAAACACAAATTGGTGAGCGTGGCTTAAAGTTATCAGGCGGGCAAAAGCAACGTATTGCTATTGCTCGTATGTTCTTGAAAAATCCACCGATTTTAATTTTAGACGAAGCAACCTCTGCATTAGATACCGAAACGGAAATGATTATCCAACAGTCGTTAGCAGAGCTTGCTGAAAATCGAACAACGCTTATTATTGCACACCGCCTTGCGACCATCCGCAATGCAGATCGTGTGCTCGTTGTAACACAAAATGGGATTGAAGAGGACGGCACGTATGAGGAATTAGTTGCACAAGATGGTATTTTTGCTAAACTTCATCATATTCAATTTCGCAAAGCCGAAAGTGAAAGAGTCATTCAACCAATTGAAAGTTAA
- a CDS encoding TerC family protein, giving the protein MEAILLEYAWVLVVLIVLEGLLAADNAVVMAVMVKHLPKAQQQKALLYGLVGAFVFRFAALFLITTLVNFWQIQALGAAYLLFMSIKHIYDSRKAAGESDEIKEPKKQSGFWMTVIKVELADIAFAVDSILAAVAIAVTLPHLGNFDVGGINAGQFGVMFLGGIIGVVMMRFAARWFVRVLEKFPSLETAAFLIVGWVGVKLAVLTLAHEKLGFIPHEFPHSTMWKATFWIVLLAIALIGYLVGVKNQKKEA; this is encoded by the coding sequence TTGGAAGCGATTTTATTAGAATACGCTTGGGTACTTGTCGTATTAATTGTACTAGAAGGTCTGTTAGCAGCAGATAACGCGGTCGTAATGGCCGTGATGGTAAAACATTTACCAAAAGCACAACAACAAAAGGCATTATTATACGGATTAGTTGGTGCATTCGTTTTCCGTTTTGCCGCACTATTCTTAATTACAACACTCGTGAATTTCTGGCAAATTCAGGCATTAGGTGCTGCTTACTTGTTATTCATGTCAATTAAACATATTTACGATTCGCGGAAAGCCGCCGGAGAATCAGATGAAATTAAAGAACCTAAAAAACAATCTGGTTTCTGGATGACCGTTATTAAAGTAGAACTAGCGGACATTGCTTTTGCAGTAGACTCCATTCTAGCTGCAGTAGCAATCGCTGTGACATTGCCGCACTTAGGTAATTTCGATGTCGGTGGTATTAATGCAGGACAATTCGGTGTTATGTTCCTTGGTGGTATTATCGGGGTTGTTATGATGCGATTTGCGGCACGCTGGTTCGTACGTGTACTAGAAAAATTCCCGTCACTTGAAACAGCTGCATTTTTAATCGTTGGTTGGGTTGGCGTAAAGTTAGCAGTCTTAACATTAGCACATGAAAAATTAGGCTTTATTCCTCACGAATTCCCACATTCAACAATGTGGAAAGCAACATTCTGGATCGTGTTACTTGCGATTGCGCTAATCGGCTACTTAGTTGGTGTCAAAAACCAAAAGAAAGAAGCATAA
- a CDS encoding ferritin, whose protein sequence is MLSEKLHTALNEQMNFEFYSAHAYMAMAAFCTDQDYDGFANFFLVQAEEERFHAMKFYNFLSDMGYRATIHGFDSPENHFNSILHAFKTALSHEKEVTRRIYNLSDIALDEREHATMAFLKWFIDEQVEEESTFDTLIRKIERIENDSNAIFMLDAELATRTFTPGAEA, encoded by the coding sequence ATGTTATCAGAAAAACTACACACAGCACTTAACGAACAAATGAATTTTGAATTTTACTCCGCGCATGCCTATATGGCAATGGCTGCATTTTGCACAGATCAAGATTACGATGGGTTTGCTAATTTCTTTTTAGTGCAAGCAGAAGAAGAACGTTTCCATGCAATGAAATTTTATAATTTTTTAAGTGATATGGGCTATCGTGCAACAATCCATGGCTTTGACAGTCCAGAAAATCATTTCAACTCTATTTTGCATGCCTTTAAAACAGCTTTGTCACATGAAAAAGAAGTAACGCGTCGTATCTACAACTTATCCGATATTGCATTAGATGAACGTGAACACGCAACAATGGCATTTTTAAAATGGTTCATTGATGAGCAAGTAGAAGAAGAATCAACGTTCGATACATTAATCCGAAAAATTGAACGCATTGAAAATGATTCCAATGCTATCTTTATGCTTGATGCGGAATTAGCTACACGAACATTTACACCTGGTGCTGAAGCTTAA
- a CDS encoding iron-containing alcohol dehydrogenase, which translates to MSKLTFTPTNYIGWGSLQHLLVEVKKFEAKNILIVTDPLLKELGIVEHINKPLQENGYRTTLYTDIAPEPPLVIGEQLVDYTRKHQFDLVIGLGGGSALDLAKLAAVLATHDGKVADYLNLTGTKTLENKGLPKILIPTTSGTGSEVTNISVLSLKTTKDVVTHDYLLADVAIVDPELTISLPSKVTAATGVDALTHAIEAYVSINANEVTDGLALQAIKLISSSIRTAVHDGKNKQARSDMSYGSYLAGLAFFNAGVAGVHALAYPLGGQYHIAHGDSNAVLLPYVMGYIRQSCEKRMKDILDAMGLSSSYLSQEDASFKCVVALQQLIKDVNIPSTLKGFAIPELALEQLTDDATKQTRILARSPMPLNREDILAIYRAAFDGEIREPKRQTM; encoded by the coding sequence ATGAGTAAACTTACCTTTACTCCTACAAACTATATAGGTTGGGGGAGTCTACAGCATTTACTTGTAGAAGTAAAAAAATTCGAAGCAAAGAATATATTAATCGTAACGGACCCGTTGTTAAAAGAGTTAGGTATAGTGGAGCATATTAATAAGCCTTTACAAGAGAATGGTTATCGTACGACCCTTTATACTGACATTGCTCCAGAGCCACCTCTTGTAATTGGGGAACAACTGGTAGACTATACAAGAAAGCATCAATTTGATTTAGTTATCGGATTAGGTGGCGGAAGTGCATTAGATTTAGCAAAGCTAGCTGCCGTATTAGCTACTCATGACGGCAAAGTCGCTGATTATTTAAATTTAACAGGTACAAAAACACTTGAAAATAAAGGGCTTCCCAAAATTCTAATTCCAACAACTTCGGGTACAGGGTCGGAAGTTACAAATATTTCGGTTTTATCGTTAAAAACGACTAAGGATGTCGTGACACATGATTATTTACTAGCTGATGTAGCCATTGTAGATCCAGAATTAACAATTTCTTTACCATCAAAGGTAACGGCTGCTACGGGCGTTGACGCGTTAACACACGCAATTGAAGCATATGTTTCAATTAATGCAAATGAAGTGACAGATGGTCTTGCACTTCAAGCGATTAAATTAATTAGTAGTTCAATTCGTACAGCGGTACATGACGGTAAGAATAAGCAAGCGCGCTCAGATATGAGTTATGGCAGTTATTTAGCAGGCTTAGCATTTTTTAATGCAGGTGTAGCAGGGGTGCATGCTTTGGCTTATCCTCTTGGTGGTCAATACCATATTGCACATGGAGATTCGAACGCTGTATTACTACCATACGTTATGGGCTATATTCGTCAAAGTTGCGAAAAACGCATGAAGGATATTTTAGATGCAATGGGATTGTCATCTAGTTATTTATCGCAAGAAGATGCTTCCTTTAAATGTGTAGTGGCATTACAGCAACTAATAAAGGATGTAAATATTCCTTCAACTTTGAAAGGGTTTGCCATACCGGAATTAGCACTTGAACAATTAACGGATGATGCCACGAAACAGACAAGAATTTTAGCGCGAAGTCCGATGCCGTTGAATCGAGAAGATATTTTGGCTATCTATCGCGCAGCATTTGATGGGGAAATTCGCGAACCGAAACGACAAACAATGTAG
- a CDS encoding N-acyl homoserine lactonase family protein, with the protein MKMINKHAKLFVMDNGTMRMDKNYMIAMHNPATIDHPNQPNEFVEFPVYTVLIDHPEGKILFDTACNPNSMGPEGRWGEFTQKAFPINMPEECYLHHRLEELKVRPEDIKYVVASHLHLDHAGCLELFTNATIIVQEDEFNGTLQTYARNVKDGAYVWGDIDMWIKNNLQWRLIKRGEDNVKLAEGINILNFGSGHAWGMLGLHINMPETGGIILASDAIYTAESFGPPVKPPGIIYDSVGYNSTVERIRRLANETNSQVWFGHDPVQFKSFRKSTEGYYE; encoded by the coding sequence ATGAAGATGATAAACAAGCACGCTAAACTATTTGTTATGGATAATGGAACGATGCGCATGGATAAAAACTATATGATTGCAATGCATAATCCAGCAACGATTGATCACCCGAATCAACCAAATGAATTTGTTGAATTTCCGGTTTATACAGTTTTAATTGATCATCCAGAAGGAAAAATTTTATTTGATACAGCATGTAATCCAAACTCAATGGGACCCGAAGGAAGGTGGGGTGAATTTACACAAAAAGCATTCCCTATTAATATGCCAGAGGAATGCTATTTACATCATCGGTTAGAAGAATTAAAAGTTCGCCCAGAGGATATTAAATATGTAGTTGCTTCACATCTTCATTTAGATCATGCAGGTTGTTTAGAACTTTTTACAAATGCAACGATCATTGTGCAGGAAGATGAATTTAATGGAACGTTACAAACATACGCGAGAAATGTTAAGGATGGTGCGTATGTTTGGGGTGATATAGATATGTGGATTAAAAACAACTTACAGTGGCGCCTAATCAAACGTGGTGAAGATAATGTGAAACTTGCAGAAGGTATAAATATATTGAATTTTGGTAGTGGGCATGCTTGGGGTATGCTAGGCTTGCATATTAATATGCCGGAAACAGGGGGAATCATTTTAGCGTCAGACGCTATTTACACAGCTGAAAGCTTTGGACCACCGGTTAAGCCTCCTGGTATTATCTATGATTCAGTAGGTTATAACTCAACTGTTGAACGAATTCGAAGATTAGCAAATGAAACAAATTCACAAGTATGGTTCGGCCATGACCCCGTGCAATTTAAATCATTTAGAAAATCAACAGAAGGCTATTATGAATAG
- a CDS encoding aldehyde dehydrogenase family protein, with product MKKHLLLNGEWRMTDQYLDVYAPYSKELIGQFAVATEIDVQQAIESAHAATSKMAMLTAIQRAQILEQLSNLFAEHREEAATIISLESAKPLKYAVAEIDRTIETYKFAAEEAKRLAGELIPMDASKGGEGRFAYTLREPIGVIAAITPFNFPQNLVAHKVGPALAAGNTIVLKPATQTALSAHFLAKLLAQTDLPAGAFNLVTGSGKLIGDTFLAHPQVKMITFTGSPAVGISLRNRAGLKKVTLELGSNAGVIVDGGVPLENIMDRIVMGAFSNQGQVCISLQRIYVMDNVLDSFLKQFTEKIIQLKLGNPLDPKTDLTTMISETEQQRAYAWIQEAVNEGAQIITGGRIENNILLPTVLYNVPSHSRVSCEEIFAPVVIINTVSTIDEAIEAINDSNYGLQAGIFTTSIETAFKASKKLQVGGVIINDVPTYRVDHMPYGGVKDSGTGKEGIKYAIEEMTEMKLVIWNNN from the coding sequence TTGAAGAAACATTTACTGTTGAATGGTGAGTGGCGTATGACGGATCAATATTTAGATGTTTACGCCCCGTATTCAAAAGAATTAATTGGTCAGTTTGCGGTAGCAACTGAGATTGATGTGCAACAGGCAATTGAGTCCGCACATGCAGCTACTTCAAAAATGGCAATGTTAACAGCAATTCAGAGAGCTCAAATTTTGGAACAATTATCGAATTTATTTGCTGAGCATCGAGAAGAAGCGGCTACTATTATTTCGTTAGAATCTGCAAAGCCACTTAAGTATGCAGTTGCAGAAATAGACCGAACAATTGAAACATATAAATTTGCCGCTGAAGAAGCGAAGCGCCTTGCAGGTGAATTGATTCCGATGGATGCTTCAAAAGGTGGAGAAGGGCGCTTTGCTTATACGTTGAGGGAACCGATTGGCGTTATAGCGGCAATTACGCCATTTAATTTCCCTCAAAATCTTGTCGCACATAAAGTCGGCCCAGCATTAGCGGCAGGAAATACAATTGTGTTAAAACCGGCAACACAAACGGCACTATCTGCACATTTTTTAGCAAAATTACTTGCGCAAACAGACTTGCCTGCAGGTGCATTTAATTTAGTTACGGGCTCTGGAAAACTCATCGGGGATACATTTTTAGCACATCCACAAGTGAAAATGATTACATTTACAGGCAGTCCAGCAGTAGGTATCTCCCTTCGTAATCGAGCAGGATTGAAAAAGGTAACGTTAGAACTTGGTTCTAATGCGGGAGTAATTGTCGATGGAGGTGTTCCATTAGAAAACATAATGGATCGTATTGTAATGGGAGCGTTTTCAAACCAAGGTCAAGTATGTATTTCCTTGCAACGTATTTATGTTATGGACAATGTTCTTGATTCGTTTTTAAAACAGTTTACAGAAAAAATTATCCAACTAAAGTTAGGGAATCCGCTTGACCCAAAAACAGATTTAACAACAATGATTTCAGAAACTGAACAACAACGTGCATATGCTTGGATTCAAGAGGCAGTAAATGAAGGGGCACAAATTATTACTGGAGGTCGGATTGAAAACAATATTTTATTACCTACAGTCCTTTATAATGTACCATCTCACAGCCGCGTTTCCTGTGAAGAGATTTTCGCGCCTGTCGTTATCATTAACACTGTGTCCACAATAGATGAAGCAATCGAAGCAATAAATGATTCGAATTATGGTCTACAAGCTGGCATCTTTACTACATCTATTGAAACAGCGTTTAAGGCATCCAAAAAATTACAAGTAGGTGGTGTCATTATAAATGATGTACCTACATACCGAGTAGATCATATGCCATATGGAGGAGTAAAAGACAGTGGAACAGGTAAGGAAGGTATTAAATATGCAATCGAAGAAATGACCGAAATGAAACTAGTTATTTGGAATAACAACTAA
- a CDS encoding LacI family DNA-binding transcriptional regulator, protein MVFLVSSKDVAKYAGVSQTTVSRVLNTPELVKPKTLKKVMEAIEQLNYVPNDIARSLVQQKTGIITLISGPLHNPFFVDTTTEIVNYANARGYKVNVYFGTEDNLATIYNSVLETKVDAIILSSIRYTDPLFYKLEKLEIPFIMFNRKHQENRHFVEIDNIEAGYLATNHLLTLGHTDLCWIGGPHEMSTFLGRYEGFKKALVEAGIAINTVPTFFTNTSKGDIKRVFEELLLLSPRPTAICAATDAIAIEILNQCLEQGLDIPNDFNVIGIDNVELSKHQSISLTTVGIKSEKNLGFLAIEKLFDVMEKKSTCIQQTESVKLFPRNTTGKKMN, encoded by the coding sequence GTGGTTTTTTTGGTTTCTTCTAAAGATGTAGCAAAGTATGCCGGTGTTTCACAGACAACTGTTTCACGAGTGTTAAATACTCCTGAACTCGTGAAACCGAAAACATTAAAAAAAGTCATGGAGGCAATTGAACAATTAAATTATGTCCCAAACGATATTGCAAGATCACTTGTACAACAAAAGACAGGGATAATTACTTTAATTTCTGGACCTTTGCATAATCCATTTTTTGTCGATACAACAACCGAAATTGTAAATTATGCAAATGCCAGAGGTTATAAGGTAAACGTGTATTTTGGAACGGAAGATAATCTAGCGACTATTTACAATTCCGTGTTAGAAACAAAGGTGGATGCGATTATTTTATCATCTATAAGGTATACGGATCCATTATTTTATAAACTTGAAAAACTGGAGATACCTTTTATTATGTTTAATCGTAAACATCAAGAAAATAGACATTTTGTAGAAATAGATAATATAGAAGCAGGCTATTTAGCGACTAATCATCTACTGACTTTAGGACATACGGACCTTTGTTGGATAGGGGGTCCCCATGAAATGAGTACGTTTTTGGGAAGATATGAGGGTTTTAAAAAGGCGTTAGTAGAGGCGGGCATAGCAATAAATACAGTGCCGACATTTTTTACAAATACGAGCAAAGGTGATATAAAACGAGTGTTTGAAGAACTATTGCTGCTATCTCCAAGACCGACAGCAATTTGCGCTGCAACAGATGCTATTGCCATTGAAATACTCAACCAATGCTTAGAACAAGGATTGGATATTCCTAACGATTTTAATGTAATTGGAATTGATAATGTAGAGCTGAGTAAACATCAATCTATTTCTTTGACGACAGTTGGCATCAAATCAGAAAAAAATTTAGGGTTTTTAGCGATTGAGAAATTATTTGATGTAATGGAGAAAAAAAGTACTTGCATCCAGCAAACAGAATCTGTTAAACTTTTCCCAAGAAACACAACAGGTAAAAAAATGAACTGA
- a CDS encoding dynamin family protein, translating to MTNIDTTPIDYTASANNILPQFVDRLRQLHSIIVQNTYVKDTAKHLNRIIQDANNQTMVLIVGKERVGKTTMVNGLLGRSILPVSDQNPTGVNTFLRYGEHEEIKAYFLDGMVAIFDMSKLELLTTGDTFASQILREHLDYLEVYVKHELLKSVTIIDSVSLEAGGGEMAYFSESLINRVDEIFWVLRSESMAIDAEVLLMEALKNKGVVPLCIVNGIDKNNNTEAFIRSEKERIGHLLSDFVAISAMDALEAQQTDNKALWQRSQYDNLIAQIQRVAENSDKKTYAIIIRFLQWLERFRFELTVIPERDPFQSAVENIEKFAGDTQYEFSRYQRDLAIVQEYEQEYEQVANVFKNVQTLYQLLQTISQHDFLQDDFVEQFTEKAVIYQQALREYRNMHNEYMREYERLDAQHKKIHGKGLMKAIFGHHTQNDFFKERVLRLNEQQEVCVTQHAKVREAEAIIVEEMHTVQNYLIELSKKRLARIEKKVNELNQQRAKEKRQLKLYAAKLNEFSCLIEAQGFIKENIQPFLMEERMPLRPKDQQMLKETIDSITSIDLSKNGLLARSQMNNKMESVAIPFDVESKYLLQPLRLAETDVKSNDIPAIPNKLEIQYGIE from the coding sequence ATGACGAATATTGACACTACGCCAATCGACTATACAGCCTCAGCGAATAATATTTTGCCACAGTTTGTGGATCGTTTACGTCAACTGCACAGCATTATTGTACAAAATACATATGTGAAAGATACAGCTAAGCACTTAAATCGTATAATCCAAGATGCAAACAATCAAACAATGGTACTGATAGTCGGAAAAGAACGAGTAGGAAAAACAACAATGGTGAATGGTCTTCTTGGTCGTTCTATTTTACCTGTAAGCGATCAAAATCCGACAGGGGTTAACACGTTTTTACGATATGGTGAGCATGAGGAAATTAAAGCATATTTTTTAGATGGTATGGTGGCAATATTTGATATGAGCAAATTAGAATTACTTACTACAGGTGATACGTTTGCATCACAAATTTTACGTGAACATTTAGATTATCTAGAAGTATATGTGAAGCATGAGTTATTAAAATCTGTGACAATTATCGATTCGGTCTCATTAGAAGCGGGTGGGGGAGAGATGGCATACTTCTCCGAATCGCTAATCAATCGAGTGGATGAAATTTTTTGGGTGTTACGTTCAGAATCAATGGCAATCGATGCAGAAGTTTTATTAATGGAAGCCTTAAAAAATAAAGGGGTAGTTCCACTTTGTATCGTTAATGGCATTGATAAAAATAATAATACAGAAGCATTTATTCGTTCTGAAAAAGAACGAATTGGTCATTTATTAAGTGATTTTGTAGCCATTTCAGCAATGGATGCCCTTGAAGCACAACAAACAGACAATAAAGCGTTATGGCAGCGTAGCCAATATGATAATCTAATTGCACAAATTCAACGTGTTGCGGAGAATAGCGATAAAAAAACGTACGCCATTATTATTCGTTTTTTACAATGGCTTGAGCGTTTCCGTTTCGAATTAACGGTTATACCGGAACGTGACCCGTTTCAATCAGCAGTAGAAAACATAGAAAAATTTGCGGGAGATACACAATATGAATTTTCGCGTTATCAGCGTGATTTAGCCATTGTACAAGAATATGAACAGGAATACGAGCAGGTAGCAAACGTCTTCAAAAATGTTCAAACTTTGTATCAGCTCTTACAAACGATTTCACAACATGATTTTTTACAAGATGATTTCGTTGAACAATTTACTGAAAAAGCAGTGATCTATCAACAGGCATTACGTGAATATCGTAATATGCATAATGAATATATGAGAGAATATGAGCGTTTGGACGCACAACATAAAAAAATTCATGGAAAAGGGTTAATGAAAGCCATTTTTGGCCATCATACACAAAATGATTTTTTCAAAGAACGTGTTCTGCGTTTAAATGAACAGCAAGAAGTGTGTGTTACGCAGCATGCGAAAGTACGGGAAGCGGAAGCTATCATTGTGGAAGAAATGCATACAGTCCAAAACTATTTGATTGAGTTATCCAAAAAACGTTTAGCTCGAATTGAGAAAAAGGTAAACGAGTTGAATCAGCAACGTGCAAAAGAGAAACGCCAACTAAAATTATATGCTGCTAAGTTAAATGAATTTTCTTGTTTAATCGAGGCACAAGGATTTATTAAAGAAAATATCCAACCGTTTCTTATGGAAGAAAGGATGCCACTGCGCCCGAAAGATCAGCAAATGCTAAAAGAAACAATCGATTCGATTACGAGCATTGATTTATCCAAAAATGGCTTACTGGCGAGAAGTCAAATGAATAACAAAATGGAAAGTGTAGCCATTCCATTTGATGTTGAAAGTAAGTATCTACTACAGCCATTACGACTTGCCGAGACGGATGTTAAATCAAACGATATACCCGCCATACCGAATAAATTAGAAATTCAATATGGTATCGAATAA